A single genomic interval of Pseudorca crassidens isolate mPseCra1 chromosome 19, mPseCra1.hap1, whole genome shotgun sequence harbors:
- the AKAP10 gene encoding A-kinase anchor protein 10, mitochondrial isoform X7 — protein sequence MRGAGPSPRQSPRALRPDPGPAMSFFRRKVKGKEQEKTSDVKSGKASISVHSPQKSTKNHALLEAAGPSHVAINAISANMDSFSSSRTATLKKQPSHMEAAHFGDLGRSCLDYQTQETKSSLSKTLEQVLHDTVVLPYFIQFMELRRMEHLVKFWLEAESFHSTTWSRIRAHSLNTVKQSSLAEPVSPSKKHETTAAFVTDSLDKRVEDSSSAQLEGIDLNNRTSNTQNHLLLSQECYSAHSLHLEMARTGAHGGSVETQESSRLIVASRNSPSSPLKELSGKLMKSIEQDAVNTFTKYISPDAAKPIPITEAMRNDIVAKICGEDGQVDPNCFVSAQSIVFSAMEHEHFSEFLRSHHFCKYQIEVLTSGTVYLADILFCESALFYFSEYMEKEDAVNILQFWLAADNFQSQLAAKKGQYDGQEAQNDAMILYDKYFSLQATHPLGFDDVVRLEIESNICREGGPLPNCFTTPLRQAWTTMEKVFLPGFLSSNLYYKYLNDLIHSVRGDEFLGGGVLLTALGSAGPTEDSHPGSADSSAVQSSVKKTSVKILKNFDEAIIVDAASLDPESLYQRTYAGKTVIPVLQHFLILTTDQIIKSLPLP from the exons ctTCAATATCCGTACATTCCCCACAAAAAAGCACTAAAAATCATGCCTTGCTGGAGGCTGCAGGACCAAGTCACGTTGCAATCAATGCCATTTCTGCCAACATGGACTCCTTTTCAAGTAGTAGGACGGCAACACTTAAGAAGCAGCCCAGCCACATGGAGGCCGCTCATTTTGGTGACCTGG GCAGATCTTGTCTGGACTACCAGACTCAAGAGACCAAATCAAGTCTTTCAAAGACCCTTGAACAAGTCTTGCATGACACTGTTGTCCTCCCTTATTTCATTCAATTCATGGAACTTCGGAGAATGGAGCATTTGGTTAAGTTTTGGTTAGAGGCTGAAAGTTTTCACTCTACAACTTGGTCCCGAATAAGAGCACACAGTCTGAACACGGTGAAGCAGAGCTCACTGGCTGAACCTGTCTCTCCTTCTAAAAAGCACGAAACTACAGCAGCTTTTGTAACCGACTCTCTTGACAAGAGAGTGGAGGATTCTAGCTCAGCCCAGTTGGAAGGAATTGACCTGAATAATAGAACTAGCAACACTCAGAATCACTTGCTGCTTTCCCAGGAATGTTACAGTGCCCATTCTCTCCACCTGGAAATGGCCAGAACAGGAGCTCATGGAGGTTCCGTGGAAACCCAGGAATCCTCCAGACTTATAGTAGCCAGTAGAAATAGTCCCTCTTCTCCACTAAAGGAATTATCAGGAAAATTAATGAAAA GTATAGAACAAGATGCAGTAAATACTTTTACCAAATATATATCTCCAGATGCTGCTAAACCAATACCAATTACAGAAGCAATGAGAAATGACATCGTAG CAAAGATTTGTGGAGAAGATGGGCAGGTGGATCCCAACTGTTTTGTCTCAGCACAGTCCATAGTCTTCAGTGCAATGGAGCACGA GCACTTTAGTGAGTTTCTGCGAAGTCACCATTTCTGTAAATACCAGATTGAAGTGCTGACCAGTGGAACTGTTTACCTGGCTGACATTCTCTTCTGTGAGTCAgccctcttttatttctctgag TACATGGAGAAAGAGGACGCAGTGAATATCCTACAGTTCTGGTTGGCAGCAGACAACTTCCAGTCTCAGCTTGCTGCCAAAAAGGGCCAGTATGATGGGCAGGAGGCACAGAACGACGCCATGATTTTATATGACAA GTACTTCTCCCTCCAGGCCACACATCCTCTTGGATTCGATGATGTTGTACGACTGGAAATTGAATCCAACATCTGCAGGGAAGGTGGGCCACTCCCTAACTGTTTCACCACTCCGTTACGTCAGGCCTGGACAACCATGGAGAAG GTATTTTTGCCTGGCTTTTTGTCCAGCAacctttattataaatatttgaatgatctCATCCATTCGGTTCGTGGAGACGAGTTCCTGGGAGGAGGTGTCTTGCTGACGGCTCTGGGCTCTGCCGGCCCCACTGAGGACTCCCACCCCGGGTCGGCCGACAGCTCTGCTGTGCAG TCTAGTGTGAAAAAAACCAGtgttaaaattctgaaaaattttgATGAAGCGATAATTGTGGATGCTGCAAGTCTGGATCCAGAATCTTTGTATCAACGGACGTATGCAGG aAAGACAGTGATTCCTGTGTTACAGCACTTCTTGATCCTTACCACAGATCAAATCATAAAATCACTTCCTCTTCCCTAA
- the AKAP10 gene encoding A-kinase anchor protein 10, mitochondrial isoform X2 — protein sequence MRGAGPSPRQSPRALRPDPGPAMSFFRRKVKGKEQEKTSDVKSGKASISVHSPQKSTKNHALLEAAGPSHVAINAISANMDSFSSSRTATLKKQPSHMEAAHFGDLGRSCLDYQTQETKSSLSKTLEQVLHDTVVLPYFIQFMELRRMEHLVKFWLEAESFHSTTWSRIRAHSLNTVKQSSLAEPVSPSKKHETTAAFVTDSLDKRVEDSSSAQLEGIDLNNRTSNTQNHLLLSQECYSAHSLHLEMARTGAHGGSVETQESSRLIVASRNSPSSPLKELSGKLMKSIEQDAVNTFTKYISPDAAKPIPITEAMRNDIVAKICGEDGQVDPNCFVSAQSIVFSAMEHEHFSEFLRSHHFCKYQIEVLTSGTVYLADILFCESALFYFSEYMEKEDAVNILQFWLAADNFQSQLAAKKGQYDGQEAQNDAMILYDKYFSLQATHPLGFDDVVRLEIESNICREGGPLPNCFTTPLRQAWTTMEKVFLPGFLSSNLYYKYLNDLIHSVRGDEFLGGGVLLTALGSAGPTEDSHPGSADSSAVQSSVKKTSVKILKNFDEAIIVDAASLDPESLYQRTYAGKMTFGRVSDLGQFIRESEPEPDVKKSKGSMFSQAMKKWVQGNTDEAQEELAWKIAKMIVSDVMQQAQCDQPLEKSTKL from the exons ctTCAATATCCGTACATTCCCCACAAAAAAGCACTAAAAATCATGCCTTGCTGGAGGCTGCAGGACCAAGTCACGTTGCAATCAATGCCATTTCTGCCAACATGGACTCCTTTTCAAGTAGTAGGACGGCAACACTTAAGAAGCAGCCCAGCCACATGGAGGCCGCTCATTTTGGTGACCTGG GCAGATCTTGTCTGGACTACCAGACTCAAGAGACCAAATCAAGTCTTTCAAAGACCCTTGAACAAGTCTTGCATGACACTGTTGTCCTCCCTTATTTCATTCAATTCATGGAACTTCGGAGAATGGAGCATTTGGTTAAGTTTTGGTTAGAGGCTGAAAGTTTTCACTCTACAACTTGGTCCCGAATAAGAGCACACAGTCTGAACACGGTGAAGCAGAGCTCACTGGCTGAACCTGTCTCTCCTTCTAAAAAGCACGAAACTACAGCAGCTTTTGTAACCGACTCTCTTGACAAGAGAGTGGAGGATTCTAGCTCAGCCCAGTTGGAAGGAATTGACCTGAATAATAGAACTAGCAACACTCAGAATCACTTGCTGCTTTCCCAGGAATGTTACAGTGCCCATTCTCTCCACCTGGAAATGGCCAGAACAGGAGCTCATGGAGGTTCCGTGGAAACCCAGGAATCCTCCAGACTTATAGTAGCCAGTAGAAATAGTCCCTCTTCTCCACTAAAGGAATTATCAGGAAAATTAATGAAAA GTATAGAACAAGATGCAGTAAATACTTTTACCAAATATATATCTCCAGATGCTGCTAAACCAATACCAATTACAGAAGCAATGAGAAATGACATCGTAG CAAAGATTTGTGGAGAAGATGGGCAGGTGGATCCCAACTGTTTTGTCTCAGCACAGTCCATAGTCTTCAGTGCAATGGAGCACGA GCACTTTAGTGAGTTTCTGCGAAGTCACCATTTCTGTAAATACCAGATTGAAGTGCTGACCAGTGGAACTGTTTACCTGGCTGACATTCTCTTCTGTGAGTCAgccctcttttatttctctgag TACATGGAGAAAGAGGACGCAGTGAATATCCTACAGTTCTGGTTGGCAGCAGACAACTTCCAGTCTCAGCTTGCTGCCAAAAAGGGCCAGTATGATGGGCAGGAGGCACAGAACGACGCCATGATTTTATATGACAA GTACTTCTCCCTCCAGGCCACACATCCTCTTGGATTCGATGATGTTGTACGACTGGAAATTGAATCCAACATCTGCAGGGAAGGTGGGCCACTCCCTAACTGTTTCACCACTCCGTTACGTCAGGCCTGGACAACCATGGAGAAG GTATTTTTGCCTGGCTTTTTGTCCAGCAacctttattataaatatttgaatgatctCATCCATTCGGTTCGTGGAGACGAGTTCCTGGGAGGAGGTGTCTTGCTGACGGCTCTGGGCTCTGCCGGCCCCACTGAGGACTCCCACCCCGGGTCGGCCGACAGCTCTGCTGTGCAG TCTAGTGTGAAAAAAACCAGtgttaaaattctgaaaaattttgATGAAGCGATAATTGTGGATGCTGCAAGTCTGGATCCAGAATCTTTGTATCAACGGACGTATGCAGG GAAGATGACATTTGGAAGAGTTAGTGACTTGGGGCAGTTCATCCGAGAATCTGAGCCTGAACCTGATGTAAAGAAATCGAAAG GATCCATGTTCTCTCAAGCTATGAAGAAATGGGTGCAAGGAAATACTGATGAG GCCCAGGAAGAGCTAGCTTGGAAGATTGCTAAAATGATAGTCAGTGATGTTATGCAGCAGGCACAGTGTGATCAGCCGTTAGAGAAGTCCACAAAG CTATGA